The Sphingobacteriales bacterium nucleotide sequence TAATCCAGCAATAATTACTCGAATACCTTTGTTGGCTAATGCAGTACAAACTTCTACCAGTCCATCATCAAAAAACTGTGCTTCATCTATGCCTACAACATCTACATTATTGCTTAATAATAATATGTTTTGTGAACTGCTAACTGGTGTTGATAATACTGAATTTGCATCGTGCGAAACGACTTCTTCTATTGCATATCTTGTATCAATAATTGGTTTAAAAATTTCTACTTTAAGATTGGCAATTTTAGCACGTTTTAGTCTGCGTAAGAGTTCTTCTGTTTTTCCGGAAAACATAGAGCCACAAATGACTTCAATCCAGCCATTTTTAGAGTTATTAACATTCTGTTCTAAAAACATTGTACAATATTATATAAATTGTCTTAAAATTTGCATTAAAATACAAAATAACATGGAAATTCGTAGCTCATTAAAAAAAATAGATAGTTATATAAAAATAGTAAGTGATTTGAATAGCACAATTTTGGAAGAAGGCACAATGGCTCCTGAAGAATTACAAATCATGAAAAAATATTTATTGAATTGTGTAGATAGAATTTCAGATATTCAAACAAATCTTGGAATATCTGTAGCTGACAACAACTTTGTAAGTGAAAATAATGATGCAGAAATTCAAGCTATTTTACAAGAAGAACAACAAAATAATGTTGAAGAAATTATAGAAAACAATTCAATAGCAAACAATGTAGAGAATAATAAAATCGTTAGTAATCATCAACTACAAGCAGATTTGCCATCAATACAATTTGAAAATGAATTAAATTTTGAAAAATACACAAAAGAAATTCCTGCTTTGGTTGAAGAAACTGTAATCAATCAAAATAGCA carries:
- a CDS encoding thymidine kinase, producing MFLEQNVNNSKNGWIEVICGSMFSGKTEELLRRLKRAKIANLKVEIFKPIIDTRYAIEEVVSHDANSVLSTPVSSSQNILLLSNNVDVVGIDEAQFFDDGLVEVCTALANKGIRVIIAGLDKDFLGAPFGVMPQLMAVAEYVTKVHAICVQCGALANFSYRLVENEKQVMLGEKESYEPRCRNCFNNDK